CTGGTTTTTTACCCGGCGGATGGAATATGAGTCCAAGGTGTTTGGAGCTGTCAACAAGCCGCTTAACCAGCCTCCTGTTATTAAAATCCCAAAAGGTCAATTGAATTCACCTGAGACCCTTCAAATCATCAAACGGTTCAACCCTGGATTTATTGCCATTTTTGGAACCGGAATGTTGCAGGAGAATCTGCTCATCCTTTATCCCGGACGAATCTTCAACCTGCATGTGGGACTGCCCGGCTTCTACAGGGGTTCGTCCTGTAATTTCTGGCCTATTTATGATAAGCAGTTGGAAAAACTGGGAGCGGCGGTTCACCTAACCAATGAGGGAATTGACAAAGGACAAATTGCCGCGCAGGCCGCTATCGAATTGGATGACAAGGATGATGAACAAAGCCTTGCAGGCAAAACTTTGCTCGCGGGGGCTCAGTTAATGATTGCCACCATCATGAATTGGAAAAATAAAACTCTGAATTTTTCTCACCTCACAAAACCTGGAAAATTATATTTGAGGAAGGAATTTACACCGCACGCGGTTTTGCGTGTACGGCAGATGGTTGAATCGGGGGAGTTGACACATCAACTAAAACTAATAAAAAAAAGGAAGTACCAAACCGATGGTAACAGGATTTAATCGCGGACCAACCGAACGCTTATCGTCGGATTATTGTAAGTCTTCAAATCCGTTTTACTGT
The genomic region above belongs to Nitrospinota bacterium and contains:
- a CDS encoding formyltransferase family protein, which produces MTSDPHFLSSQEKILVITGQDLRHQYFVNQLNAQFPLVAVLTEATGYPSPPAASEEEKKAWDWFFTRRMEYESKVFGAVNKPLNQPPVIKIPKGQLNSPETLQIIKRFNPGFIAIFGTGMLQENLLILYPGRIFNLHVGLPGFYRGSSCNFWPIYDKQLEKLGAAVHLTNEGIDKGQIAAQAAIELDDKDDEQSLAGKTLLAGAQLMIATIMNWKNKTLNFSHLTKPGKLYLRKEFTPHAVLRVRQMVESGELTHQLKLIKKRKYQTDGNRI